A region of Cellulophaga sp. RHA19 DNA encodes the following proteins:
- the typA gene encoding translational GTPase TypA, translating into MSTTKNIAIIAHVDHGKTTLVDKIMYHCQLFRENQNTGDLILDNNDLERERGITIVSKNVSVVYKDTKINIIDTPGHADFGGEVERVLNMADGVLLLVDAFEGPMPQTRFVLQKAIDLGLKPCVVVNKVDKENCTPEEVHEKVFDLMFELGAEEWQLDFPTVYGSAKNNWMSDDWKNETENIEPLLDMVIEHIPTFEPKEGNTQMLITSLDYSSFTGRIAIGRLQRGGLKEGQQISLVKRDGTITKSKIKELYTFEGLGRLRVEEVNTGDICAIVGLEGFEIGDTVADIENPEKLESIAIDEPTMSMLFTINDSPFFGKDGKFVTSRHIKDRLERELEKNLALRVNETDSADKFLVFGRGVLHLSVLIETMRREGYELQIGQPQVIIKEIDGVKCEPVESLTIDLPEAVSGKAVEMVSMRKGEMTSMEAKGERMVCEFLIPSRGIIGLRNQLLTATAGEAIMAHRFLEYQPMRGDIPQRQNGSLVSMETGKAIPYSIDKLQDRGKFFVDPGEDIYEGQVIGENSRGDDMTVNITKTKKLSNVRSSGADDKAKIVPAIKFSLEEALEYIQKDEYVEVTPAHLRLRKIYLTENERKRNKIA; encoded by the coding sequence ATGTCAACAACAAAGAACATTGCAATTATTGCCCACGTAGATCACGGGAAAACGACCTTGGTAGATAAAATTATGTATCACTGTCAGTTATTTAGAGAAAACCAAAATACAGGTGATCTTATATTAGATAACAACGATTTAGAACGCGAACGCGGAATAACAATCGTATCTAAAAACGTTTCTGTAGTCTATAAAGACACAAAAATTAACATTATAGATACTCCTGGTCACGCCGATTTTGGTGGAGAGGTAGAGCGAGTATTAAATATGGCAGATGGAGTTTTACTTTTAGTAGATGCTTTTGAAGGACCTATGCCACAAACTCGTTTTGTATTGCAAAAAGCAATTGACCTTGGTTTAAAACCTTGTGTTGTTGTTAATAAGGTTGATAAAGAAAACTGTACGCCAGAAGAGGTACACGAAAAAGTTTTTGACTTAATGTTTGAGTTAGGAGCAGAGGAGTGGCAGTTAGATTTTCCAACAGTATACGGTTCAGCTAAAAATAACTGGATGAGTGACGACTGGAAAAACGAAACAGAAAACATAGAGCCATTATTAGATATGGTTATAGAGCATATTCCAACTTTTGAACCAAAAGAAGGAAATACTCAAATGCTTATTACTTCTTTAGATTATTCTTCATTTACAGGTAGAATTGCTATTGGAAGATTACAACGTGGTGGCTTAAAAGAAGGTCAGCAAATTTCTTTAGTAAAAAGAGATGGTACTATTACTAAATCTAAAATTAAAGAACTTTATACTTTTGAAGGTCTTGGTAGATTAAGAGTAGAGGAAGTTAATACAGGAGACATTTGTGCTATTGTAGGTTTAGAAGGATTTGAAATTGGTGATACTGTTGCCGATATTGAAAACCCTGAAAAATTAGAGAGTATTGCTATTGATGAGCCAACAATGAGTATGTTGTTTACAATTAACGATTCTCCTTTCTTTGGTAAAGATGGTAAGTTTGTAACTTCTCGTCATATTAAAGACCGTTTAGAGCGCGAGCTAGAAAAAAACTTAGCATTACGTGTAAACGAAACTGATAGTGCTGATAAATTTTTAGTATTTGGACGTGGTGTATTACACTTGTCTGTACTTATTGAAACAATGCGTAGAGAAGGTTACGAGCTACAAATTGGACAGCCACAAGTTATTATTAAAGAAATTGATGGTGTTAAATGTGAGCCTGTAGAAAGTTTAACTATAGATTTACCAGAAGCTGTATCTGGTAAGGCTGTAGAAATGGTTTCTATGCGTAAAGGTGAAATGACGAGTATGGAAGCAAAAGGAGAGCGTATGGTATGCGAGTTCTTAATTCCTTCTCGTGGTATTATTGGTCTTAGAAACCAATTATTAACTGCTACTGCTGGTGAAGCTATTATGGCACACCGTTTCTTAGAGTACCAACCAATGCGTGGAGATATTCCTCAACGTCAAAATGGTTCTTTAGTTTCTATGGAAACAGGAAAAGCAATTCCTTATTCTATAGATAAATTACAAGACAGAGGTAAGTTCTTTGTAGATCCAGGTGAAGATATTTACGAAGGTCAAGTAATTGGAGAAAACTCTAGAGGTGATGATATGACAGTTAACATCACTAAAACTAAAAAGTTATCTAACGTACGTTCTTCAGGAGCAGATGATAAAGCTAAAATTGTGCCAGCTATTAAATTCTCTTTAGAAGAAGCTTTAGAATACATACAAAAAGATGAGTACGTAGAGGTAACTCCTGCGCACTTAAGATTACGTAAAATTTACTTAACAGAAAACGAACGTAAGCGTAATAAAATAGCTTAA